The following are from one region of the Longimicrobiales bacterium genome:
- a CDS encoding multicopper oxidase domain-containing protein yields MKVRPVAVAGCLSCILFAFTHTPAPPASRTFAPDSVLPNDNRTPGGSIVNGTTELHLVAQLAAWRPDLDVDSAATVQAFAETGGAPRIPGPLLRAEQGTDVRVTIANDIPDSTLIVHGMRAGTVADDTIVVRPGTRREVTFRAGAPGTYLYWGTTSGKVRIVDRTGRDGQLTGAIVIDPTGIAPDPAERIFVITVLDILPDTTKPPPLEDIFELAINGRSWPHSERIDQTVGDTVRWRWLNGSYLTHPMHLHGFHFRVQAKGDGAADTTYTDADAREVVTEFMRSGSTFAMEWTPTRAGNWLFHCHMAAHITPFPARPDSLQQHDAHDVVQHALQGMAGLVLGIRTTDRAEPHAVSLTEPVQHLRLLMQQAAPTEDPLLRATGYVLVAGDEPAPDSVSVPGPPLLLTRGETTAITVVNRTGQLTTVHWHGMELESIYDGVAGWSGAGSNLAPLIAPGDSFTVAFTPPRSGTYIYHTHMDEGLQLATGAYGPLIVLDPGQRFDPETDLIFMMARSVDGGTNQQAINGRHAPPPLTLRVGTTYRLRFVNIMPTAPIDLELHADSTLLSWMPISKDGAWVPTSQRVPGPSRQWGFGVGETRDFLWTPDRPMDAVISAGNEVDGFMIRQLLTVR; encoded by the coding sequence ATGAAGGTTCGTCCCGTCGCAGTCGCCGGATGCCTTTCGTGCATCCTGTTCGCGTTCACGCACACACCTGCACCGCCTGCGTCACGCACGTTTGCGCCTGACAGCGTGCTGCCGAACGACAATCGCACGCCCGGCGGCAGCATCGTGAACGGGACGACGGAGCTGCATCTCGTCGCGCAGCTCGCAGCCTGGCGACCGGACCTCGATGTCGACAGCGCAGCCACGGTCCAGGCATTCGCCGAGACGGGCGGCGCGCCGCGCATTCCCGGACCGCTTCTGCGCGCGGAGCAGGGAACGGATGTGCGCGTCACGATCGCGAACGACATCCCGGACTCGACGCTCATCGTCCATGGCATGCGTGCGGGCACGGTCGCGGACGATACGATCGTCGTGCGGCCCGGTACGCGTCGAGAAGTAACGTTCCGCGCGGGCGCACCCGGCACATACCTGTACTGGGGGACGACGAGCGGCAAAGTGCGCATCGTGGACCGCACCGGCCGCGACGGCCAGCTGACGGGCGCGATCGTGATCGATCCGACCGGTATCGCGCCGGATCCGGCGGAACGCATCTTCGTCATCACCGTGCTCGACATCCTGCCGGACACCACGAAGCCGCCGCCGCTCGAGGACATCTTCGAGCTGGCGATCAACGGGCGCTCGTGGCCGCACAGCGAGCGTATCGATCAGACTGTCGGTGACACGGTGCGCTGGCGCTGGCTGAACGGCAGTTACCTGACGCACCCAATGCATCTGCATGGCTTCCATTTCCGTGTTCAGGCAAAGGGCGACGGTGCGGCGGATACGACGTACACAGATGCCGACGCACGCGAGGTAGTCACCGAGTTCATGCGGAGCGGGAGCACGTTCGCGATGGAGTGGACGCCGACGCGTGCGGGCAACTGGCTTTTCCACTGTCACATGGCCGCGCACATCACGCCGTTCCCGGCACGTCCCGATTCACTTCAGCAGCACGACGCGCACGACGTGGTGCAGCATGCTCTGCAGGGCATGGCGGGGCTCGTACTCGGCATCCGAACGACCGATCGCGCCGAGCCTCATGCCGTGTCGCTCACCGAGCCGGTGCAGCACCTGCGACTCCTGATGCAGCAGGCCGCTCCCACCGAGGACCCGCTGCTTCGTGCGACGGGGTACGTGCTGGTGGCAGGCGATGAGCCTGCACCGGACTCGGTGAGCGTTCCGGGGCCACCTCTGCTGCTCACGCGTGGCGAGACGACCGCGATCACTGTCGTGAATCGCACGGGCCAGCTGACGACGGTACACTGGCACGGCATGGAGCTCGAGAGCATCTACGATGGCGTCGCGGGCTGGAGCGGTGCCGGTTCCAACCTCGCGCCGCTGATTGCGCCGGGCGACTCTTTCACCGTCGCATTCACACCGCCGCGTTCCGGCACGTACATCTACCACACGCACATGGACGAGGGGCTGCAGCTCGCGACGGGCGCGTACGGTCCGCTCATCGTGCTGGACCCGGGTCAGCGCTTCGACCCCGAGACGGACCTGATCTTCATGATGGCACGCTCCGTCGACGGCGGCACCAACCAGCAGGCGATCAATGGACGCCACGCACCGCCGCCGCTCACGCTCCGCGTGGGCACCACCTACCGGCTGCGCTTCGTCAATATCATGCCGACCGCGCCCATCGATCTGGAGCTGCACGCCGATTCGACTCTGCTCAGCTGGATGCCGATCTCGAAGGACGGCGCATGGGTGCCCACCTCGCAGCGCGTGCCCGGACCATCGCGACAGTGGGGCTTCGGCGTCGGGGAGACCCGGGACTTCCTGTGGACGCCGGATCGCCCGATGGACGCCGTGATCTCTGCCGGGAACGAAGTCGACGGCTTCATGATCCGCCAGCTATTGACCGTGCGCTGA
- a CDS encoding 6-bladed beta-propeller has translation MTMPVRRSATIVQLIACGAFLTTACSGGDANARSATVEYDTIGDTIIARAQQMPAWGDSARLVEEVRIGELEGPEEYTFGRVVSMAVDSAGAMYVLDQQALTVRVYDETGRHVRDIGRSGSGPGELKQPHSLDFMPDGRLAVRDFGNARINFYDPAGESVGTLTIPGGFFTTTPMRVDTLGRIHTSVVADRIEGQMFRVGYQRFGADGTIQDTIRNPRPDFQSEPLTARSPDGNGMSATSVPFSPGIQWTIDRGGNVVWAITSDYTIHTVQDDRPFRITRTIEAVPVQAAEKAAAEEGVLRNMRQTQPNWSWQGPAIPDTKPFIGSVTIAHDNRIWVQARQPGERQPADP, from the coding sequence ATGACGATGCCCGTCCGCCGCTCAGCCACCATCGTACAGCTCATCGCTTGCGGCGCGTTCCTCACCACCGCATGCAGCGGCGGCGACGCGAACGCACGCAGCGCAACCGTCGAATACGACACGATCGGTGATACCATCATTGCCCGCGCCCAGCAGATGCCCGCCTGGGGCGACTCGGCGCGGCTGGTGGAGGAAGTGCGGATCGGCGAGCTGGAAGGTCCCGAGGAGTACACGTTCGGCCGCGTCGTCAGCATGGCGGTCGATTCCGCCGGCGCGATGTACGTGCTCGACCAGCAGGCGCTCACGGTCCGCGTCTACGACGAGACCGGACGCCACGTGCGCGACATCGGCCGCTCCGGGTCAGGCCCCGGCGAGCTGAAGCAGCCGCACAGCCTCGACTTCATGCCCGACGGCCGCCTCGCCGTGCGCGACTTCGGCAACGCCCGCATCAACTTCTACGACCCTGCCGGCGAGTCGGTGGGCACGCTCACGATACCGGGCGGGTTCTTCACCACGACGCCGATGCGCGTCGATACGCTCGGCCGCATCCACACGAGCGTCGTCGCCGATCGCATCGAAGGGCAGATGTTCCGCGTCGGATATCAGCGCTTCGGCGCCGATGGCACGATCCAGGACACGATCCGCAACCCGCGTCCGGACTTCCAGTCGGAACCGCTAACCGCCCGATCGCCCGACGGTAACGGCATGAGCGCCACGTCCGTGCCCTTCTCACCGGGCATCCAGTGGACGATCGACCGCGGCGGCAACGTCGTTTGGGCCATTACCAGCGATTACACCATCCACACCGTGCAGGACGACCGCCCGTTCCGCATCACGCGGACGATCGAGGCCGTGCCCGTCCAGGCCGCGGAGAAGGCAGCGGCGGAGGAGGGCGTGCTGCGCAACATGCGGCAGACCCAGCCGAACTGGAGCTGGCAGGGGCCCGCGATCCCCGATACGAAGCCGTTCATCGGCTCCGTCACCATCGCACACGACAACCGCATCTGGGTGCAGGCGCGTCAGCCCGGCGAGCGGCAGCCCGCCGACCCCTAG
- a CDS encoding surface-adhesin E family protein: MFTNTKSPALVPVLLAVLVAAPAAAQSTVAQATVPVAAATHAQPALTSLVIAVGETKTGSLTDEDPRLDEGEHYHAYDFYGRAGQRIAVSLRSSSFDSYLAIITSDIEWENQDDDSGGDSNALLDVTLPVTGRYVIIVTTYEGDETGDYTLSVSALEANTARDTEEWVQYGQASDNDASLFYLPSSIRNTGDNILQVWTRWTYPGMQPPSTGDAQYDSEKRLVRVDCGGDALGLVSFVEYAGDTAVNNWTAKDVEMNPAVPGSVGSSLLDRVCSNRAP, from the coding sequence ATGTTCACGAATACGAAGTCGCCTGCCCTCGTACCGGTACTGCTCGCAGTGCTCGTTGCTGCGCCCGCGGCCGCGCAGAGCACAGTCGCGCAGGCCACGGTGCCGGTCGCGGCGGCGACGCATGCCCAGCCCGCATTGACCAGCCTCGTCATCGCGGTCGGCGAGACGAAGACGGGCTCCCTCACGGACGAGGATCCGCGACTGGATGAAGGCGAGCACTATCACGCCTACGACTTCTACGGTCGGGCAGGACAGCGCATCGCCGTATCGCTCCGCTCGTCCTCCTTCGACAGCTATCTCGCCATCATCACCAGCGACATCGAGTGGGAGAACCAGGACGACGACAGCGGCGGCGACTCCAACGCCCTTCTCGATGTCACGCTGCCCGTGACCGGCCGCTACGTCATCATCGTAACCACGTACGAGGGCGATGAGACCGGCGACTACACGCTGTCGGTGAGCGCCCTCGAGGCCAACACCGCGCGCGACACCGAGGAATGGGTGCAGTACGGCCAGGCCTCCGACAACGACGCCAGCCTGTTCTACCTGCCGTCCAGCATCCGGAACACCGGCGACAACATCCTTCAGGTGTGGACCCGCTGGACGTATCCGGGCATGCAGCCACCCAGCACCGGCGATGCGCAGTACGATTCGGAGAAGCGACTCGTGCGGGTGGACTGCGGCGGGGACGCGCTCGGCCTGGTCTCGTTCGTCGAGTACGCGGGCGACACGGCCGTCAATAACTGGACGGCGAAGGACGTGGAGATGAATCCCGCGGTGCCGGGATCCGTCGGCAGCTCACTGCTGGATCGGGTATGCTCGAACCGGGCACCATAA
- a CDS encoding DUF305 domain-containing protein, which produces MIRHRHLFAFAAPLIFAGCASTAPVPAASPADAAEPAATEDHAGHQTAQPVQPADSQHDAHAAHGQLAATAGPGFSVADVRFMQHMIGHHDQALVMAAMAPSRGASEHFLRLVEKIEISQTDEIGLMKQWLTDRNQPIPDDAYMHGMMMPGMLTPAQLEQLGAARGREFERLFLTFMIRHHEGALQMVDELFDTPGAGQDPDIFRFATDVDADQRDEIYTMSVMLDMLENPARSPAR; this is translated from the coding sequence GTGATACGACACCGGCATCTTTTCGCCTTTGCGGCGCCCCTGATTTTCGCCGGCTGCGCCTCGACCGCACCGGTCCCGGCCGCATCCCCGGCCGACGCCGCCGAACCGGCGGCCACCGAAGACCACGCCGGCCACCAGACCGCGCAACCCGTCCAGCCCGCCGACTCGCAGCACGACGCCCACGCAGCGCACGGCCAGCTCGCGGCTACGGCAGGACCCGGCTTCAGCGTAGCCGACGTCCGCTTCATGCAGCACATGATCGGGCACCACGACCAGGCACTGGTCATGGCCGCCATGGCACCGTCGCGCGGCGCGAGCGAGCACTTCCTCCGGCTGGTCGAGAAGATCGAGATCTCGCAGACCGACGAGATCGGCCTCATGAAGCAGTGGCTGACCGACCGCAACCAGCCGATCCCCGACGACGCGTACATGCACGGCATGATGATGCCCGGCATGCTCACACCCGCACAGCTCGAGCAGCTCGGTGCTGCCCGCGGCCGCGAGTTCGAGCGGCTCTTCCTCACATTCATGATCCGGCACCACGAAGGCGCGCTCCAGATGGTCGACGAGCTGTTCGACACGCCCGGCGCCGGCCAGGACCCCGACATCTTCCGCTTCGCCACCGACGTCGACGCCGACCAGCGCGACGAGATCTACACGATGAGCGTCATGCTCGACATGCTCGAGAACCCCGCAAGGAGCCCAGCCCGATGA
- a CDS encoding DinB family protein, with product MSIGNDLIPEFEQEMAATRRVIERVPDDKPDWKPHPKSFSIAHLAQLVAWMPGWIAQTLEHQSLDLTKAGGYSNESTATLLATFDENVRAARAALEASQDEDWDADWSLKMGDKVLMTLPRTAVIRQHISHLSHHRGQLTVYLRLRDVPVPSIYGPTADEGWGS from the coding sequence ATGTCGATCGGAAATGATCTGATCCCCGAGTTCGAGCAGGAGATGGCCGCCACGCGTCGCGTCATCGAACGGGTGCCCGACGACAAGCCGGACTGGAAGCCCCACCCGAAGTCGTTTTCGATCGCACACCTCGCGCAGCTCGTGGCGTGGATGCCCGGCTGGATCGCGCAGACGCTCGAGCATCAGTCGCTCGACCTGACGAAGGCCGGCGGCTACAGCAACGAGAGCACGGCAACACTGCTCGCAACATTCGATGAGAACGTCCGCGCTGCGCGTGCTGCACTCGAGGCGTCGCAGGATGAGGACTGGGACGCGGACTGGTCGCTGAAGATGGGCGACAAGGTGCTCATGACACTGCCGCGGACCGCCGTCATCCGACAGCACATCAGCCACCTCAGCCATCATCGCGGTCAGCTCACCGTCTACCTGCGCCTGCGCGATGTGCCGGTGCCGTCGATCTATGGACCGACCGCCGACGAGGGCTGGGGAAGCTGA
- a CDS encoding sigma-70 family RNA polymerase sigma factor encodes MTEPTNESMSSTAATTPESRLDALLPFVYDELRAIAHLQLRRERQGHTLNTTALVSEAYMRLLDQHEVDWKNRSQLFALAARSMRRVLIDYARRHVAAKRGGGLTRVTLAEAIQVAATERTETLITIHDALERLATVNPRQARVVEYRFFGGMTEAEIAEALGVTTRTVRRDWLGAREWLLREVVL; translated from the coding sequence ATGACGGAACCGACGAACGAATCGATGTCGTCGACGGCGGCAACGACCCCGGAGAGCAGGCTGGACGCGCTGCTTCCATTCGTGTACGACGAGCTACGCGCGATCGCGCACCTGCAACTGAGGCGCGAGCGGCAGGGTCATACCCTGAACACGACGGCGCTCGTCAGTGAGGCGTACATGCGGCTGCTCGACCAGCACGAAGTGGACTGGAAGAACCGCTCACAGCTCTTCGCGCTGGCAGCCCGCTCCATGCGCCGCGTACTGATCGACTACGCTCGCCGGCACGTGGCCGCCAAGAGGGGCGGGGGCCTCACGCGTGTGACACTCGCCGAAGCGATTCAGGTCGCGGCAACAGAACGCACCGAGACACTGATCACGATTCACGACGCCCTCGAGCGCCTCGCCACCGTGAATCCGCGCCAGGCGCGCGTGGTCGAGTACCGTTTCTTTGGCGGGATGACCGAAGCGGAGATCGCCGAAGCGCTCGGTGTAACGACGCGCACGGTCCGGCGGGACTGGCTGGGGGCGAGGGAGTGGCTGCTGCGGGAGGTGGTGCTGTGA